A single Arcobacter sp. FWKO B DNA region contains:
- a CDS encoding helix-turn-helix domain-containing protein, which translates to MTRPTFEDFKVEALKKDGVKEEYERLKPEYELKKKLIQMRKDANLTQEQLAKILHTKKSNISRLESFSSDSSPRISTLIAYAEATGHKMKIDFA; encoded by the coding sequence ATGACTAGACCTACATTTGAAGACTTCAAAGTTGAAGCATTAAAAAAAGATGGCGTTAAAGAAGAATACGAAAGATTAAAACCAGAATATGAACTAAAGAAAAAACTTATACAAATGAGAAAAGATGCTAATCTTACGCAAGAGCAATTAGCAAAAATTTTGCACACTAAAAAAAGCAATATTTCAAGACTTGAAAGTTTTTCTAGTGATTCAAGCCCAAGAATCTCAACTTTGATAGCTTATGCAGAAGCAACGGGGCATAAGATGAAAATAGATTTTGCTTAG
- the recQ gene encoding DNA helicase RecQ yields MQTNQKQQILKEVFGHNNFRDFQEEAIDAILNHQDLLMVLPTGGGKSLTYQLPSLMMSGVSVVISPLLALMQDQVTSLNAQNISAKMLSSMQNEEESSEIINLLLQNKLKFLYLSPERLNTEFIYSLLQKIDLNFFVIDEAHCLSEWGHEFRADYKALSNLKKYFPNTSVATFTATATTHVKNDILKTLNLKNPKIIQGKIFRKNLNITVKHRINNGYEQLRSFLANYADESGIIYTFSRKKADDLAKYLSEIGYSARSYHAGLSTEDRQKTYHMFISDQIRIVVATIAFGMGIDKSNIRFVVHMSLPKTIENYFQEMGRAGRDGDDSDVLLLFNSSDIIQQKVFIDDVSDATYKAHLLDKLNSMYRYTSSQNCRHKYIANYFEDNIDDCDDRCDNCINSDFEKQDITNDCQKFLSAMYRTNQSFGKNYIIDVLRGSKNQKILQNGHDKLSVYAIGTTMSQKEWFVIFDRLLELEAITSGEFHSLKLTNKGIEILKGITKVDIKKERLQIKEPTIKKRFESDEYNHEVFEQLKALRAKIAKDENIPAYIVFSDKTLKELSNTLPKTKEQMLEVNGVGPKKFESYGEMFLGLIGELKNEKWS; encoded by the coding sequence ATGCAAACTAATCAAAAACAACAAATACTAAAAGAGGTATTTGGTCACAATAATTTCAGAGATTTTCAAGAAGAAGCTATAGATGCGATACTAAATCATCAAGATTTACTGATGGTGCTTCCTACTGGCGGTGGGAAGTCTCTTACATATCAGTTGCCATCTTTGATGATGAGTGGTGTGAGTGTGGTTATATCCCCACTTCTTGCACTTATGCAAGATCAAGTTACTAGTCTAAATGCTCAAAATATTAGTGCCAAGATGTTAAGCTCTATGCAAAATGAGGAAGAATCTAGTGAGATTATAAATCTTCTTTTGCAAAATAAACTAAAATTTTTATATTTATCACCAGAACGACTTAATACGGAGTTTATTTATAGTTTGTTGCAAAAGATAGACTTGAATTTTTTTGTTATTGATGAAGCTCATTGTCTTAGTGAATGGGGGCATGAGTTTCGAGCTGATTATAAGGCTTTGTCAAATCTAAAGAAATATTTCCCAAATACATCTGTAGCTACATTTACAGCAACTGCCACAACACATGTCAAAAATGATATCCTCAAAACTCTAAATCTTAAAAATCCAAAAATCATCCAAGGTAAGATATTTAGGAAAAACCTAAACATTACGGTAAAGCATAGAATAAATAATGGCTATGAACAACTTCGCTCATTTCTGGCAAACTACGCAGATGAATCTGGTATTATATACACATTTTCAAGAAAAAAAGCGGATGATTTGGCAAAATATCTAAGTGAGATTGGGTATAGTGCAAGGTCATATCATGCAGGATTAAGCACGGAGGATAGGCAAAAAACTTATCATATGTTTATAAGTGACCAGATAAGAATAGTGGTAGCCACTATAGCTTTTGGTATGGGGATAGATAAAAGTAATATTAGATTTGTAGTACATATGTCACTACCTAAGACTATAGAAAACTATTTCCAAGAGATGGGTAGAGCTGGAAGAGACGGCGATGATAGTGATGTATTGTTGCTTTTTAACTCATCAGATATAATCCAACAAAAAGTTTTTATAGATGATGTAAGTGACGCTACTTATAAAGCACATCTACTAGATAAACTAAACTCAATGTATAGATATACAAGTAGTCAAAATTGCAGACATAAGTATATTGCCAATTATTTTGAAGATAATATTGATGATTGTGATGATAGATGTGATAATTGTATAAATAGTGATTTTGAAAAACAAGATATTACAAATGATTGCCAAAAATTTTTATCAGCGATGTATAGAACAAACCAAAGTTTTGGTAAAAACTATATAATTGATGTACTAAGAGGCTCTAAAAATCAAAAAATCTTACAAAATGGACATGACAAACTCTCTGTTTATGCAATAGGTACAACTATGTCACAAAAAGAGTGGTTTGTGATATTTGATAGACTTTTGGAACTTGAAGCTATCACTTCAGGTGAGTTTCATTCCCTCAAGCTCACCAATAAAGGTATCGAAATACTCAAAGGTATCACAAAAGTTGATATCAAAAAAGAACGACTTCAAATAAAAGAACCAACAATCAAAAAAAGATTTGAAAGTGATGAGTATAATCATGAAGTTTTTGAACAATTAAAAGCCTTAAGAGCAAAAATAGCAAAAGATGAAAATATCCCAGCATATATAGTATTTAGCGACAAAACACTAAAAGAGCTATCAAATACCCTACCAAAAACAAAAGAACAAATGCTAGAAGTAAATGGCGTAGGACCTAAAAAGTTTGAAAGTTATGGGGAGATGTTTTTGGGGTTGATAGGTGAGCTAAAAAACGAAAAATGGAGTTAG
- a CDS encoding type II toxin-antitoxin system HigB family toxin, whose amino-acid sequence MNVISKRTLIQFYEKHPQAKTPLEVWHMDTRKAEWKTPDDIKKVYVSASFLEDNRVVFNIKGNDYRLVVHVDYLRKIVRVKFIGTHSEYDKINAKEI is encoded by the coding sequence ATGAATGTAATAAGCAAAAGAACATTAATTCAGTTTTATGAGAAACATCCTCAAGCAAAAACTCCTTTAGAAGTTTGGCATATGGATACTAGAAAAGCCGAATGGAAAACGCCTGATGATATAAAAAAAGTATATGTTAGTGCTTCTTTTTTAGAAGACAACAGAGTGGTGTTTAATATAAAAGGAAATGATTACCGTTTGGTAGTTCATGTTGATTATTTACGCAAAATCGTTAGAGTCAAATTTATAGGTACTCATAGTGAGTATGATAAAATAAATGCAAAGGAGATATAA
- a CDS encoding helix-turn-helix domain-containing protein has translation MQLKLIKNEKAYDEALNRIDELMQLNPKLGTKESDEIEILALLIEKYEEQNWAISTPDPIDAIKYRMEEMNLKQKDLVPYIGTKSKVSELLNRKISLSLGMIRNLSQALHIPLDILVQPQQRV, from the coding sequence ATGCAATTAAAACTTATTAAAAATGAAAAAGCATATGATGAAGCTTTAAATAGAATAGATGAGCTGATGCAATTAAATCCAAAACTTGGAACTAAAGAAAGTGATGAGATTGAGATACTTGCTTTGCTTATTGAAAAATATGAAGAACAAAATTGGGCGATATCTACACCTGACCCAATAGATGCTATCAAATATAGAATGGAAGAGATGAATCTCAAGCAAAAAGATTTAGTTCCATATATTGGTACAAAAAGTAAAGTATCAGAACTTTTAAATAGAAAAATATCGCTATCACTTGGGATGATAAGAAATCTTTCTCAAGCTTTGCATATACCACTTGATATTTTGGTACAACCACAACAAAGGGTATAA
- the recA gene encoding recombinase RecA, with the protein MTEEQKKSLELALKQIDKTFGKGTMIRLGDKEVIPVETISTGSLGLDLALGVGGVPVGRVVEVYGPESSGKTTLTLHMIAECQKKGGVCAFIDAEHALDTMYARNLGVDIDNLLVSQPDYGEQALEILETVIRSGAVNLIVVDSVAALTPKVEIDGDMDDQQVGVQARLMSKALRKITGLLNKMNCTVVFINQIRMKIGMTGYGSPETTTGGNALKFYSSVRLDIRRIATLKQGEQSIGNRAKVKVVKNKVAAPFKQAEFDIMFGEGISKMGELVDYGVKLDIIDKAGAWFSYNDQKIGQGRENSKQFLRDNPAIATEIEGKIKDAMGMVNILDSSADDE; encoded by the coding sequence AAAAAAATCACTTGAACTCGCTTTAAAACAAATAGATAAGACATTTGGTAAAGGGACAATGATAAGACTTGGAGATAAAGAAGTTATCCCAGTAGAAACTATTAGTACAGGTTCATTAGGACTTGATTTGGCTTTAGGTGTTGGTGGTGTTCCTGTTGGAAGGGTAGTTGAGGTTTATGGACCAGAAAGTAGTGGTAAAACAACTCTTACACTTCATATGATAGCAGAATGTCAGAAAAAAGGGGGTGTTTGTGCATTTATAGATGCTGAACATGCACTTGATACGATGTATGCTAGAAATCTTGGTGTGGATATAGATAACCTTCTTGTATCTCAGCCTGATTATGGTGAGCAAGCTTTGGAGATACTTGAAACTGTAATAAGAAGTGGTGCAGTGAACTTAATAGTAGTGGATTCTGTTGCAGCTCTTACTCCAAAAGTAGAAATTGATGGTGATATGGATGATCAACAAGTGGGTGTTCAAGCAAGGTTGATGTCTAAGGCTCTAAGAAAAATCACAGGATTGCTAAATAAAATGAATTGTACAGTTGTATTTATCAACCAAATTCGTATGAAGATAGGAATGACTGGATATGGAAGCCCAGAGACTACAACTGGTGGAAATGCTTTGAAGTTTTACTCATCAGTTAGACTTGATATTAGAAGAATTGCTACACTTAAACAAGGTGAACAAAGTATAGGAAATCGTGCTAAAGTAAAAGTAGTAAAAAACAAAGTTGCAGCTCCATTTAAACAAGCAGAATTTGATATTATGTTTGGTGAGGGTATAAGTAAAATGGGTGAACTTGTGGACTATGGTGTAAAGCTTGATATTATTGATAAAGCAGGAGCTTGGTTTAGCTACAATGACCAAAAAATAGGTCAAGGTAGAGAAAACTCAAAACAATTTTTAAGAGACAACCCAGCTATTGCAACAGAGATAGAAGGTAAGATAAAAGATGCTATGGGTATGGTAAATATTTTAGATAGCTCAGCTGACGACGAATAA